The following are from one region of the Macaca thibetana thibetana isolate TM-01 chromosome 2, ASM2454274v1, whole genome shotgun sequence genome:
- the CRELD1 gene encoding protein disulfide isomerase CRELD1 isoform X1 produces the protein MALWLPKGLVPAVLWGLSLFLSLPDPIWLQPSPPPQSSPPPQPHPCHTCRGLVDSFNKGLERTIRDNFGGGNTAWEEEKLSKYKDSETRLVEVLEGVCSKSDFECHRLLELSEELVESWWFHKQQEAPDLFQWLCSDSLKLCCPAGTFGPSCLPCPGGTERPCGGYGQCEGEGTRGGSGQCDCQAGYGGEACGQCGLGYFEAERNASHLVCSACFGPCARCSGPEESNCLQCKKGWALHHLKCVDIDECGTEGANCGADQFCVNTEGSYECRDCAKACLGCMGAGPGRCKKCSPGYQQVGSKCLDVDECETEVCPGENEQCENTEGGYRCICAEGYKQMEGICVKEQIPESAGFFSEMTEDELVVLQQMFFGVIICALATLAAKGDLVFTAIFIGAVAAMTGYWLSERSDRVLEGFIKGR, from the exons ATGGCCCTATGGCTCCCGAAGGGCCTGGTCCCAGCTGTGCTCTGGGGCCTGagcctcttcctcagcctcccagacccCATCTGGCTCCAgccctctccacctccccagtcTTCTCCCCCGCCTCAGCCCCATCCGTGTCATACCTGCCGGGGACTGGTTGACAGCTTCAACAAG GGCCTGGAGAGAACCATCCGGGACAACTTTGGAGGTGGAAACACTGCCTGGGAGGAAGAGAAGTTGTCCAAATACAAAGACAG TGAGACCCGCCTGGTAGAGGTGCTGGAGGGCGTGTGCAGCAAGTCGGACTTCGAGTGCCACCGCCTGCTGGAGCTGAGTGAGGAGCTGGTGGAGAGCTGGTGGTTTCACAA GCAGCAGGAGGCCCCGGACCTGTTCCAGTGGCTGTGCTCAGATTCCCTGAAGCTCTGCTGCCCCGCAGGCACCTTTGGGCCCTCCTGCCTTC CCTGTCCTGGGGGCACAGAGAGGCCCTGTGGTGGCTACGGGCAGTGTGAAGGGGAAGGGACACGAGGGGGCAGCGGGCAGTGTGACTGCCAAGCCGGCTACGGGGGTGAGGCCTGTGGCCAGTGTGGCCTTGGCTACTTCGAGGCAGAACGCAACGCCAGCCATCTGGTATGTTCGG CTTGTTTTGGCCCCTGTGCCCGATGCTCAGGACCTGAGGAATCAAACTGTTTGCAATGCAAGAAGGGCTGGGCCCTGCACCACCTCAAGTGTGTAG ACATTGATGAGTGTGGCACAGAGGGAGCCAACTGTGGAGCCGACCAATTCTGCGTGAATACTGAGGGCTCCTATGAGTGCCGAG ACTGTGCCAAGGCCTGCCTAGGCTGCATGGGGGCAGGGCCAGGTCGCTGTAAGAAGTGTAGCCCTGGCTACCAGCAGGTGGGCTCCAAGTGTCTCG aCGTGGATGAGTGTGAGACAGAGGTGTGTCCCGGAGAGAATGAGCAGTGTGAAAACACCGAGGGCGGTTATCGCTGCATCTGTGCCGAGGGCTACAAGCAGATGGAAGGCATCTGTGTGAAGGAGCAGATCCCAG AGTCGGCGGGCTTCTTCTCAGAGATGACAGAGGACGAGTTGGTGGTGCTGCAGCAGATGTTCTTTGGCGTCATCATCTGTGCACTGGCCACGCTGGCTGCTAAGGGCGACTTGGTGTTCACTGCCATTTTCATCGGGGCTGTGGCAGCCATGACTGGCTACTGGTTGTCAGAGCGCAGTGACCGTGTGCTGGAGGGCTTCATCAAGGGCAGATAA
- the CRELD1 gene encoding protein disulfide isomerase CRELD1 isoform X2 has translation MALWLPKGLVPAVLWGLSLFLSLPDPIWLQPSPPPQSSPPPQPHPCHTCRGLVDSFNKGLERTIRDNFGGGNTAWEEEKLSKYKDSETRLVEVLEGVCSKSDFECHRLLELSEELVESWWFHKQQEAPDLFQWLCSDSLKLCCPAGTFGPSCLPCPGGTERPCGGYGQCEGEGTRGGSGQCDCQAGYGGEACGQCGLGYFEAERNASHLVCSACFGPCARCSGPEESNCLQCKKGWALHHLKCVDIDECGTEGANCGADQFCVNTEGSYECRDCAKACLGCMGAGPGRCKKCSPGYQQVGSKCLDVDECETEVCPGENEQCENTEGGYRCICAEGYKQMEGICVKEQIPGWLSAALHFPGYKGNQTWHQISLPP, from the exons ATGGCCCTATGGCTCCCGAAGGGCCTGGTCCCAGCTGTGCTCTGGGGCCTGagcctcttcctcagcctcccagacccCATCTGGCTCCAgccctctccacctccccagtcTTCTCCCCCGCCTCAGCCCCATCCGTGTCATACCTGCCGGGGACTGGTTGACAGCTTCAACAAG GGCCTGGAGAGAACCATCCGGGACAACTTTGGAGGTGGAAACACTGCCTGGGAGGAAGAGAAGTTGTCCAAATACAAAGACAG TGAGACCCGCCTGGTAGAGGTGCTGGAGGGCGTGTGCAGCAAGTCGGACTTCGAGTGCCACCGCCTGCTGGAGCTGAGTGAGGAGCTGGTGGAGAGCTGGTGGTTTCACAA GCAGCAGGAGGCCCCGGACCTGTTCCAGTGGCTGTGCTCAGATTCCCTGAAGCTCTGCTGCCCCGCAGGCACCTTTGGGCCCTCCTGCCTTC CCTGTCCTGGGGGCACAGAGAGGCCCTGTGGTGGCTACGGGCAGTGTGAAGGGGAAGGGACACGAGGGGGCAGCGGGCAGTGTGACTGCCAAGCCGGCTACGGGGGTGAGGCCTGTGGCCAGTGTGGCCTTGGCTACTTCGAGGCAGAACGCAACGCCAGCCATCTGGTATGTTCGG CTTGTTTTGGCCCCTGTGCCCGATGCTCAGGACCTGAGGAATCAAACTGTTTGCAATGCAAGAAGGGCTGGGCCCTGCACCACCTCAAGTGTGTAG ACATTGATGAGTGTGGCACAGAGGGAGCCAACTGTGGAGCCGACCAATTCTGCGTGAATACTGAGGGCTCCTATGAGTGCCGAG ACTGTGCCAAGGCCTGCCTAGGCTGCATGGGGGCAGGGCCAGGTCGCTGTAAGAAGTGTAGCCCTGGCTACCAGCAGGTGGGCTCCAAGTGTCTCG aCGTGGATGAGTGTGAGACAGAGGTGTGTCCCGGAGAGAATGAGCAGTGTGAAAACACCGAGGGCGGTTATCGCTGCATCTGTGCCGAGGGCTACAAGCAGATGGAAGGCATCTGTGTGAAGGAGCAGATCCCAG GTTGGCTCTCAGCAGCCTTACACTTTCCAGGGTACAAAGGGAATCAGACTTGGCATCAAATCAGTCTGCCTCCCtaa
- the PRRT3 gene encoding proline-rich transmembrane protein 3 isoform X1, with protein MASSPWGCVCGFLLLLLLPLPGTGPALGRGFPRPLENSKTPMIPGAHPKGSLGSEPHSFDIFLDNPRAESHRNSDVRHAPADEMPEKPVASPLGPALYGPKAAQGAQRERPPVTDDLQMARGQSSHGWTGPLDSQELLEQEAVAPHPVGHPHLTFIPTTPRLQLRVATVPPSLQHGGQQGQQPPRDEGLKAKTKSRVLPTSPSDYQGPPHTLVPHSGTVKRPVLEGQGGSEEHFQEAAQGPLFTQQDPAASDVGSVPPVEVVYSQEPGAQPDLALARSLPPAEELPVETPKRAGAEVSWEVSSSSPLPKQVDLPDAKDSPGPQPMDPPASEAPDGPSKPEIAAMNGADPISPQRVRGAVEAPGTPKPLIPGPSDPGPAANRTESPMGALQPDDAEEWPGRPQSHPPAPPVQAPSTSRRGLIRVTTQRALGQPPPPEPSASSMASAPASSPPANATAPPLRWGPLRRVLSFSWELHVYGVGVLFLLPALLALAALAAAPAGPRLALVAAVLVLVASGLRSAYMLTDPYGSQARLGVRGGLVLYNLPFPLLLTALAALTLLGLGAGLPPPLQNPLLLGAVALVHGVGLLATDLLSTWSVLNLLMQGLSCAWGAAVALGTLCLCRRRLLDGPRGWDASPGPRLLAVAGALGLLASGLQLAAALWLYPGPGRVGRFSWAWWGVHFWLRLLELTWALALALAAVAAARPRPPTEHACWAKLMRLACPAPSGKSEVPERPNNCYARPSSVGAGSLDISKSLIRNPAESGQLATPSSGAWGSAASLGRGPQGGPGLSRNGVGPAPSLSELDLRPPSPINLSRSIDAALFREHLVRDSVFKRCGLRGVASPPPGGAVRPRRGSHPKAELDDAGSSLLRGRCRSLSDVRVRGPVPQHVVEDPDGAAAVASGSSLDSFSRGSLKISWNPWRHGLSSVDSLPLDELPSTVQLLPAPTPAPDSTAARPGNGQGEVQPRGKPGESRSASSDTIEL; from the exons ATGGCCTCCAGCCCATGGGGCTGTGTATGTGGCTttctgctgttgttgctgctgccaCTCCCGGGGACTGGCCCTGCCCTGGGGAGGGGCTTTCCCAGGCCACTTGAAAACTCCAAAACCCCTATGATTCCTGGAGCCCACCCTAAGGGCTCTTTGGGCTCAGAGCCCCACTCCTTTGACATCTTCCTGGACAACCCCAGAGCTGAGAGTCATAGGAACTCTGATGTCCGTCACGCCCCTGCTGACGAGATGCCTGAGAAGCCTGTAGCCTCTCCCCTTGGCCCAGCCCTGTATGGGCCCAAAGCAGCCCAAGGGGCTCAGAGAGAACGACCCCCAGTAACTGATGACCTCCAGATGGCTCGAGGACAAAGCTCCCACGGCTGGACAGGACCTCTGGATTCACAAGAGCTTCTGGAGCAAGAAGCAGTGGCTCCGCACCCAGTGGGCCACCCTCATCTCACTTTCATCCCTACAACTCCCAGACTTCAACTCAGGGTAGCCACagttcctccctccctgcagcaTGGAGGCCAACAGGGACAGCAGCCACCTAGAGATGAGGGTCTGAAGGCCAAAACCAAGAGCAGGGTCCTACCCACTTCTCCCTCAGACTACCAGGGCCCACCCCACACCCTTGTTCCCCACTCAGGTACTGTCAAGAGGCCAGTCCTGGAAGGACAGGGTGGGTCTGAGGAACACTTCCAGGAGGCAGCTCAAGGCCCCCTCTTCACCCAGCAGGATCCAGCAGCCTCTGATGTTGGCTCAGTTCCCCCAGTTGAGGTGGTGTACTCTCAGGAGCCAGGGGCCCAGCCAGACTTGGCATTGGCCAGAAGCCTTCCTCCTGCTGAGGAGCTGCCGGTTGAGACCCCCAAGAGGGCTGGAGCTGAGGTGTCCTGGGAAGTCAGCTCCTCAAGTCCGCTGCCCAAGCAGGTTGACCTCCCTGACGCTAAGGATTCACCAGGACCCCAGCCCatggatccgcctgcctcagagGCTCCTGACGGGCCGTCCAAGCCAG AGATAGCAGCAATGAATGGAGCAGACCCCATCTCCCCCCAGCGGGTGAGAGGAGCCGTGGAGGCCCCAGGCACCCCCAAGCCCCTCATCCCTGGTCCCTCAGACCCTGGCCCAGCTGCAAACCGAACAGAGAGCCCCATGGGGGCCCTGCAGCCAG ATGACGCCGAGGAGTGGCCGGGGCGCCCCCAAAGCCATCCCCCAGCACCCCCAGTCCAGGCCCCCTCGACGTCACGCCGGGGCCTCATTCGAGTCACCACACAGCGAGCCCTGGGCCAGCCTCCCCCTCCGGAGCCCTCAGCCAGCTCCATGGCTTcagccccagcctccagcccccCAGCCAATGCCACTGCACCCCCGCTACGCTGGGGCCCCCTGCGGCGGGTCCTGAGCTTCTCCTGGGAGCTGCACGTCTACGGGGTGGGGGTGCTCTTTCTGCTGCCCGCGTTGTTGGCGCTGGCTGCGCTGGCAGCCGCCCCAGCAGGGCCCCGGCTGGCATTGGTGGCCGCGGTGCTGGTGCTCGTGGCTTCAGGGCTGCGATCCGCCTACATGCTTACCGACCCTTATGGCTCGCAGGCGCGGCTGGGCGTTCGCGGGGGCTTGGTGCTCTACAACCTGCCCTTCCCCTTGCTGCTCACGGCGCTGGCGGCCCTGACTCTGCTCGGCCTGGGCGCTGGGCTGCCGCCACCGCTGCAAAACCCACTCCTGCTGGGAGCAGTGGCGTTGGTGCATGGTGTGGGGTTGCTCGCGACAGACCTGCTGTCCACATGGTCTGTGCTCAACCTCCTTATGCAAGGCTTGTCGTGCGCCTGGGGCGCGGCCGTGGCTCTAGGCACGCTCTGCCTGTGCCGTCGCCGCCTGCTGGACGGCCCACGGGGCTGGGATGCCAGCCCGGGCCCTCGGCTGTTGGCCGTGGCGGGCGCGCTGGGGCTGCTGGCCAGCGGCTTGCAGCTGGCGGCTGCGCTCTGGCTGTACCCGGGCCCAGGTCGCGTGGGCCGCTTCTCGTGGGCCTGGTGGGGTGTCCACTTCTGGCTGCGCCTCCTGGAGCTGACATGGGCGCTCGCCCTGGCGCTGGCCGCGGTGGCTGCCGCGAGACCCAGGCCGCCCACGGAGCACGCTTGCTGGGCTAAGCTGATGCGGCTGGCGTGCCCGGCGCCGTCGGGCAAGAGCGAGGTGCCGGAGCGACCCAATAACTGCTATGCGCGGCCCAGCAGCGTTGGTGCAGGCAGCTTGGACATCAGCAAGAGCCTCATCCGCAACCCGGCGGAGAGTGGGCAGCTGGCCACGCCCAGTTCAGGCGCCTGGGGCTCGGCTGCGTCGCTGGGTCGCGGACCCCAGGGTGGCCCAGGACTGTCCCGCAACGGTGTGGGACCGGCGCCATCGCTGAGCGAGCTGGATCTGCGGCCGCCATCGCCCATCAACCTGAGCCGTAGCATCGACGCCGCGCTCTTCCGCGAGCACCTGGTGCGAGACAGTGTGTTCAAGCGCTGCGGCCTCCGCGGCGTGGCCTCCCCGCCGCCTGGAGGCGCTGTGCGGCCGCGTCGGGGCAGCCATCCCAAAGCCGAGCTCGACGACGCTGGCTCCTCGCTCCTCCGCGGCCGCTGCAGGTCGCTCAGCGACGTGCGCGTGCGCGGGCCGGTCCCACAACACGTAGTGGAAGATCCCGACGGGGCAGCCGCGGTGGCTTCTGGCAGCTCCCTGGACAGCTTCTCCAGGGGCTCACTCAAGATCAGTTGGAACCCCTGGCGCCACGGGCTGTCATCAGTGGACAGTCTGCCCCTAGATGAGTTGCCCAGCACAGTACAGCTACTGCCTGCCCCGACCCCAGCCCCTGACTCTACCGCTGCTCGGCCGGGGAACGGCCAGGGAGAGGTCCAGCCGCGCGGCAAGCCTGGGGAATCCCGCAGCGCCTCCAGTGATACCATCGAGCTTTGA
- the PRRT3 gene encoding proline-rich transmembrane protein 3 isoform X2 gives MRRGERLQGRAQGERGGCGAQDPAASDVGSVPPVEVVYSQEPGAQPDLALARSLPPAEELPVETPKRAGAEVSWEVSSSSPLPKQVDLPDAKDSPGPQPMDPPASEAPDGPSKPEIAAMNGADPISPQRVRGAVEAPGTPKPLIPGPSDPGPAANRTESPMGALQPDDAEEWPGRPQSHPPAPPVQAPSTSRRGLIRVTTQRALGQPPPPEPSASSMASAPASSPPANATAPPLRWGPLRRVLSFSWELHVYGVGVLFLLPALLALAALAAAPAGPRLALVAAVLVLVASGLRSAYMLTDPYGSQARLGVRGGLVLYNLPFPLLLTALAALTLLGLGAGLPPPLQNPLLLGAVALVHGVGLLATDLLSTWSVLNLLMQGLSCAWGAAVALGTLCLCRRRLLDGPRGWDASPGPRLLAVAGALGLLASGLQLAAALWLYPGPGRVGRFSWAWWGVHFWLRLLELTWALALALAAVAAARPRPPTEHACWAKLMRLACPAPSGKSEVPERPNNCYARPSSVGAGSLDISKSLIRNPAESGQLATPSSGAWGSAASLGRGPQGGPGLSRNGVGPAPSLSELDLRPPSPINLSRSIDAALFREHLVRDSVFKRCGLRGVASPPPGGAVRPRRGSHPKAELDDAGSSLLRGRCRSLSDVRVRGPVPQHVVEDPDGAAAVASGSSLDSFSRGSLKISWNPWRHGLSSVDSLPLDELPSTVQLLPAPTPAPDSTAARPGNGQGEVQPRGKPGESRSASSDTIEL, from the exons GATCCAGCAGCCTCTGATGTTGGCTCAGTTCCCCCAGTTGAGGTGGTGTACTCTCAGGAGCCAGGGGCCCAGCCAGACTTGGCATTGGCCAGAAGCCTTCCTCCTGCTGAGGAGCTGCCGGTTGAGACCCCCAAGAGGGCTGGAGCTGAGGTGTCCTGGGAAGTCAGCTCCTCAAGTCCGCTGCCCAAGCAGGTTGACCTCCCTGACGCTAAGGATTCACCAGGACCCCAGCCCatggatccgcctgcctcagagGCTCCTGACGGGCCGTCCAAGCCAG AGATAGCAGCAATGAATGGAGCAGACCCCATCTCCCCCCAGCGGGTGAGAGGAGCCGTGGAGGCCCCAGGCACCCCCAAGCCCCTCATCCCTGGTCCCTCAGACCCTGGCCCAGCTGCAAACCGAACAGAGAGCCCCATGGGGGCCCTGCAGCCAG ATGACGCCGAGGAGTGGCCGGGGCGCCCCCAAAGCCATCCCCCAGCACCCCCAGTCCAGGCCCCCTCGACGTCACGCCGGGGCCTCATTCGAGTCACCACACAGCGAGCCCTGGGCCAGCCTCCCCCTCCGGAGCCCTCAGCCAGCTCCATGGCTTcagccccagcctccagcccccCAGCCAATGCCACTGCACCCCCGCTACGCTGGGGCCCCCTGCGGCGGGTCCTGAGCTTCTCCTGGGAGCTGCACGTCTACGGGGTGGGGGTGCTCTTTCTGCTGCCCGCGTTGTTGGCGCTGGCTGCGCTGGCAGCCGCCCCAGCAGGGCCCCGGCTGGCATTGGTGGCCGCGGTGCTGGTGCTCGTGGCTTCAGGGCTGCGATCCGCCTACATGCTTACCGACCCTTATGGCTCGCAGGCGCGGCTGGGCGTTCGCGGGGGCTTGGTGCTCTACAACCTGCCCTTCCCCTTGCTGCTCACGGCGCTGGCGGCCCTGACTCTGCTCGGCCTGGGCGCTGGGCTGCCGCCACCGCTGCAAAACCCACTCCTGCTGGGAGCAGTGGCGTTGGTGCATGGTGTGGGGTTGCTCGCGACAGACCTGCTGTCCACATGGTCTGTGCTCAACCTCCTTATGCAAGGCTTGTCGTGCGCCTGGGGCGCGGCCGTGGCTCTAGGCACGCTCTGCCTGTGCCGTCGCCGCCTGCTGGACGGCCCACGGGGCTGGGATGCCAGCCCGGGCCCTCGGCTGTTGGCCGTGGCGGGCGCGCTGGGGCTGCTGGCCAGCGGCTTGCAGCTGGCGGCTGCGCTCTGGCTGTACCCGGGCCCAGGTCGCGTGGGCCGCTTCTCGTGGGCCTGGTGGGGTGTCCACTTCTGGCTGCGCCTCCTGGAGCTGACATGGGCGCTCGCCCTGGCGCTGGCCGCGGTGGCTGCCGCGAGACCCAGGCCGCCCACGGAGCACGCTTGCTGGGCTAAGCTGATGCGGCTGGCGTGCCCGGCGCCGTCGGGCAAGAGCGAGGTGCCGGAGCGACCCAATAACTGCTATGCGCGGCCCAGCAGCGTTGGTGCAGGCAGCTTGGACATCAGCAAGAGCCTCATCCGCAACCCGGCGGAGAGTGGGCAGCTGGCCACGCCCAGTTCAGGCGCCTGGGGCTCGGCTGCGTCGCTGGGTCGCGGACCCCAGGGTGGCCCAGGACTGTCCCGCAACGGTGTGGGACCGGCGCCATCGCTGAGCGAGCTGGATCTGCGGCCGCCATCGCCCATCAACCTGAGCCGTAGCATCGACGCCGCGCTCTTCCGCGAGCACCTGGTGCGAGACAGTGTGTTCAAGCGCTGCGGCCTCCGCGGCGTGGCCTCCCCGCCGCCTGGAGGCGCTGTGCGGCCGCGTCGGGGCAGCCATCCCAAAGCCGAGCTCGACGACGCTGGCTCCTCGCTCCTCCGCGGCCGCTGCAGGTCGCTCAGCGACGTGCGCGTGCGCGGGCCGGTCCCACAACACGTAGTGGAAGATCCCGACGGGGCAGCCGCGGTGGCTTCTGGCAGCTCCCTGGACAGCTTCTCCAGGGGCTCACTCAAGATCAGTTGGAACCCCTGGCGCCACGGGCTGTCATCAGTGGACAGTCTGCCCCTAGATGAGTTGCCCAGCACAGTACAGCTACTGCCTGCCCCGACCCCAGCCCCTGACTCTACCGCTGCTCGGCCGGGGAACGGCCAGGGAGAGGTCCAGCCGCGCGGCAAGCCTGGGGAATCCCGCAGCGCCTCCAGTGATACCATCGAGCTTTGA